Proteins encoded together in one Pogoniulus pusillus isolate bPogPus1 chromosome 18, bPogPus1.pri, whole genome shotgun sequence window:
- the C18H1orf131 gene encoding uncharacterized protein C1orf131 homolog has translation MLAALRPSLGHGEASGVRDGGKHREASARAAAAEEESRGAQAAAGSAGGAAGGRRGARDFFGELRAELGAAAAPAPAPTAPPSAAPPTVEVVVFRGRKRKERPNPSAGPSDGAKAKVVDEGKNVNEQEFNFEKARLEVHKFGITGYKKQEQRVWEQERAIMLGAKPPKKEHVNYKTYQEKMKEKKTAKDDDKGKEHKGDSMKKKKKKEQKERKVKRKKSVPSIWHAGQVGKFRDGTLILQRNDIKKIKSSRVIK, from the exons ATGCTGGCGGCGCTACGGCCTTCCCTGGGGCATG GTGAGGCATCTGGTGTCCGGGATGGTGGGAAGCACAGGGAGGCGAGCGCACGGGCAGccgcagcagaggaggagagccGAGGAGCGCAGGCAGCTGCGGGCAGTGCCGGCGGagcggcgggcgggcggcgcggGGCCCGAGACTTCTTCGGCGAGCTGCGGGCCGAGCTGGGCGCTgccgctgcccctgcccctgcccctaccgCGCCGCCCTCAGCCGCGCCGCCGACTGTGGAGGTCGTCGTGTTCCGcgggagaaagaggaaggagcgGCCTAACCCCTCTGCAGGACCCTCCGACGGTGCCAAG GCCAAAGTAGTGGATGAAGGAAAAAATGTGAATGAACAAGAGTTTAACTTCGAAAAA GCTCGTCTGGAAGTGCACAAGTTTGGAATCACTGGCTACAAGAAGCAGGAACAGCGTGTATGGGAACAGGAGCGTGCTATCATGCTGGGAGCCAAG CCCCCTAAAAAAGAACATGTGAACTACAAGACTTAccaagagaaaatgaaagagaaaaaaactgcAAAGGATGATGATAAAGGAAAG GAGCATAaaggtgattctatgaagaagaagaagaagaaagaacagaAGGAGAG GAAAGTCAAAAGGAAGAAATCAGTGCCTAGCATTTGGCACGCAGGACAAGTTGGAAAATTCAGAGATGGAACCTTGATTCTGCAAAGGAATGAcataaagaaaattaaatcatCTAGAGTTATCAAATAA